The genomic region TTTCGAGATCTGTATCGTTTCGAGTTCCTATGGACTAGCCGCTGGTGGTTCTCGGAATACTTGTGATAGTTCTCTCGTTGGTACGCTAGCTTGCACGGAAAGCAGTAGGCGTTTCTGGAGTAGCCATTCCGTCGCCGAAGAGGGAACTCTCGGAGCAGTTTGCTCTGTTTGCACCTGGCGCATTTCTTGACAAGCGAGAGTTGATCCATGTAAACGATATCACGCACGCGCGTGAACATGTCTAATCCGTTTTGTGTTTTATTGGAACTTTTGTAGCAGTGCGCGCACCGCGTTGCCCCGATGCGATACGGCGTTCTTCTTCTCACCGTCGGTCTCGCCAAACGTGCACGCGAACGGCGGATAGAAAAAGATCGGATCGTAGCCGAATCCCGCAGTGCCGCGCGGTGCGTCGGCGATCAAACCTTCGACCTCGCCGCTCGCGATCAGAGGTTCGTGGTCTGGTACGACAAGCGCGCACACGCACACATAGCGCGCGCGGCGCTTCGAGCTTGGAATCGAACCAAGCCGGCGCAAGAGGTCGGCGTTGCGCTGCTCCGGGGTCGAATCCGGCGAAGGCGTTCTCGCAGATCGTATGCCCGGGTCCCAATCCAGGTCTTCTACTTCAATCCCGGAGTCGTCGGCAAGCGCCGGACCGCCGCGCACTTGCGCCAACGCGCGGGCCTTGAGCACTGCGTTCTCTTCATACGTTTCGAAGCGTTCGTCGACATCGGGATACTCGTCACCCGCCAGCACCAAGAGCGGCAGCCGGTCGCCCCACACAGCCGCGATCTCCCGAAACTTGTCGGCGTTGCGCGTCGCGACTGCGATAGCCACCCGCGGATCGAGCCGCAGCGTCAAGACTAGCCGCCGCTGCGTTCCAACTGCAGCACGGCCATGAACGCCTCTTGAGGCAGCTCGACGTTGCCCACCTGTTTCATGCGCCGCTTGCCTTCTTTCTGTTTCTCCAGCAGCTTGCGCTTGCGCGTGATGTCGCCCCCGTAGCACTTGGCGAGCACGTTCTTGCGCATCGCCTTGACGGTCTCGCGCGCGACGACTTTGTTGCCGATCGCGGCTTGGATCGGCACGTCGAACATCTGCCGCGGGATCACTTCCTTCAACTTCTCGGCCAGCAAGCGGCCCCACAGGGGCGCCTTGTCACGATGGATGATGAACGACAGCGCGTCGACCGACTCGCCGTTCAACAGGATATCGAGCTTCACCAAATCGCCCTCGCGGTAACCGATGAGCTCGTAATCCAAACTCGCATAGCCCTTCGTGCGCGACTTCAGATGATCGAAGAAGTCGATGATCACCTCGGCCAGCGGCATCTCGTACTGGAAGATCACGCGCTGGGGCGAGATGTAGTCCATCGACAGCATGGTACCGCGCCTGCTTTGGCACAGATCCATGATCGGCCCGATATACTCCGCCGGCGAGATGATGGAGCAGCGCACGAACGGCTCCTGCAGACTCGCGATCTCGGGCGGCGCCGGCAGTTTCGCCGGGTTGTCGATCGTCATCTCCACACCGGCATTTGTGCGTACGTGGTACACGACCGACGGCGACGTCGCGATAAGCGACAGCCCATACTCGCGCTCGAGCCGCTCCTGCACGATCTCCATGTGCAGCAGCCCGAGGAAACCGCAGCGGAAGCCGAACCCCAGCGCGATCGAGGACTCCGGCTCGTACGACAGCGACGCGTCGTTCAGCTTCAACTTCTCCAGCGCGTCGCGCAGGTCGCCGTAGTGCACTCCCTCATTCGGATACAGCCCGCAGTACACCATCGGCGTCACCTTACGGTAGCCGGGCAGCGGCACGTGCGCCGGTGAATTCGCGTCGGTCAGCGTATCGCCGACCGCGATCTCGGACAGCGACTTGACGTTGGCGATCACGTAGCCCACCTCGCCGAGATCCAGCATCTCCGCGGGGCGCATCTCCGGCTGGAACGTACCGACCTCCATGACCTCGAAAACGCGATCGCTCACCATCGAGCGGATCTTCATACCCGAGCGCAGCGCTCCATCCACCACGCGCACGTAACAGATCACGCCTCGATACGCATCGTAGTGCGAGTCGAAGACCAGCGCCCGCAGGTGCTCGGCCGAGCCCTTCGGCGGCGGCACGTAGCGCACGATCGCCTCGAGGATCTCCTCGATCCCGATGCCTTCCTTCGCCGACGCCTTGATGGCGCGCGACGCCTCGATCACCAACGTCTCCTCCACATCGCGAATCACCGCATCGGGATTCGCCGAAGGCAAGTCGATCTTATTGATGACCGGGATGATCTCGAGCTTCGCCTCATCCGCCAAGTAATAGTTCGCGAGCGTCTGCGCTTCGATGCCCTGCGCTGCGTCGATCACCAGCAGCGCCCCCTCGCACGCCGACATTGAACGCGACACCTCGTACGAAAAATCCACGTGCCCGGGCGTGTCGATCAGGTTCAATTCATAGGTCTCGCCGTCGCGAGCCTGATATTGCAGGGTGACCGGATGCGCTTTGATCGTGATGCCGCGCTCGCGCTCGAGATCCATCGAGTCGAGCACCTGATCCGTCATATCGCGCGCGGCCAGCGTGCCGGTGATCTCCAGCAGCCGGTCGGACAAGGTCGTCTTGCCATGATCGATGTGAGCGGTGATGCAGAAATTGCGCACGCGTGCGTTCGTGCGCGAGACGGCTACGCGATGGGACATGCGCACACTGGATGGGCGGCGTTAGGCACACCGCAGGCGTTCGCCGAACGGCGTCGCGATTCCGGGGCTTGAGGTTTACGAGCTGATCTGGGGAAGTTGCGGCAGGACGCTGCCCGACAAGAACGGCTCGGGATTCACCGGGGTTCCGTTCAGCAAGACCTCGTAGTGGACGTGCGGTCCTGTCGCGAAGCCGGTTGAGCCGACGCGCGCTATGAGCTCGCCCTTATGCACGCTCTGCCCGGCGCTCACGAGCAACTCGGTGTTGTGACCGTACCACGTGACGTAGCCGTTGCCATGGTCGATCTCGACCTTCTCGCCATACCCAGAATCCCAGCCGGCCAGGATGACGGTACCGGATGCGGTGGCGTACACCGGTGCGCCGTAGTCGTTGACGATATCGACGCCGGGGTGGAACTCGCGATCCGGGTAGCTCCGATAGCAGAAACAACCCGTGATGCTTCCCTCGGTCGGCCAGATGGACGGCATCGCGTCGAGCGCGCGCTGCCGGGCCATCGCCTCTTCGCGCCGAGCCTCGGCCAAAGCAAGCGCCTTGCCCTTGAGCACCAGCGCGTCCGAATAGGTGTGGTCCAGCTCGATCGCGAGCACCGACATCTGCGCTGACTCGCTCGCAAACGTCACCGTGCTGTCCTGGTAGGCGCGGGCCAGCGCGACCACTTGTGCCCACAGCGTCGGCGAAGGCGGCGCGTGCATCGGCACTACAGCGACGGGTAGCGGCGCAACGGCGACCGGCTCCGGCGCAAGCATCGCAAACGGTTTGGCTTGCTTCGCCGTTCCGACCGGCGGGTGGGGCGCGGGAGTGGCCGTCAGGCGGCGGATGACCTGATTCTCATGCTGGATCTGGTGCAGCTGGCGCCACATATAGTTGGTCTGGTTCGAGAAATTGACCAACTGCTGACGCTGAGACGTCGTCACCTTCTGGAGCGCCTTCACCTGCGCTTCAGCGGCGCGCACCTGCACTTCATGATCGAAGAACAGCGCCGCGACGACAGCCAGCACGCAGGTCAGCCCGATTGCCACATGACGGTGCGTCACTTCGAGCTTGTACACGGATGCGGCGTCATGCGGAATGATCTTGATGACGATACGCTTATCCGGCGATAACAATCCCTTCGGCACCCATCTCCCCCTATTTTTTCGATTTAGAAGCGGTCACGGCGATCTCGAGCGCGCGCTGTTCCTCAGCGCTGACCTCTTTGTCGGCGGCGAAGTTCCGGACGGCCTTCGCATACGTCCGCACTTCTTCGCGCGAATAGATGCTCGAAATCAAAAAACCATTACCGCGCCCATCGATCGCGGCCAAAGCATATGAGAGTTCTGATCCGACGTCCGGGAATGCGTTGAAGCGCACGAACCCGACGTGTTGCAGGGCGTCTGCGGAAGCCGCCTCAAGGGCAGCCATCCGGTCGCGCAGCGCTCCAAGGCTCTCCGTGTTGTTTTCCGGGCCCGTCTCAGATACGGTGTCCCCGGAAGATCGGAACCTCGGCCGCGCGACGGCCCAGTGGTAGATCGCCGTTACGGCGATGGAGCATGCGGCGCATAAAGCTACGATAAGAAAGATTGCCGCAGTGCTCAACCCAGCCCCTAAAGACGTGCTAACGTCATTCACGGGACAGGCACCACCCTGCCTTCGCAACCAAGCATACCACTCCTCCCTCTAACGCGCCTGTGACCGTCATCCAAGTGTCCCACCAAAGCCTCACCAGCCTTATGAAAATAAAAAGGCGGGGGAGCTTTTGCCCCGAGCTGGCCGCGGCACTCGAAAGGTCCCACACGCCGCTGCTACCTTCCGGTCCTGACGGGGTTAGCGGGTTTTCGTCGCGCGGGGCCCGGGGCTCGGCATGGTTACAGCCGTGCGGCTACAGGTTCCTTGCAAATGGCGGAGAGGGAGGGATTCGAACCCTCGAGACGGTTTTAGCGCCTACACGATTTCCAGTCGTGCCTGATCGACCACTCCAGCACCTCTCCCCCAGTGGCCAAGCACGTCAAGTTCAAGCGCGCACCCAGCCATCCATGCTCTTTTATCTCGACATGAACGTCAGGCTGGCTTGCGCGAGTACCCCGTTTCCGATCAGCCGCAGCCGGCCGGACGGCGTGTAACCTGGGCATGCCGGCACTAGGCCGAGCACGTAATACAGATCGATGGTGTGCTGCCCCGGGGCCGGCGCGGTCGCAGTCACGCCTCCATTGATCGTTTGTCCGAGGTTGAACGAGGTGATGGGCTGACAGTAGTTGAGCAGCACGCCATCGAGTTTAGCCGCGACCGCGGTGCTGGCGTTGGGCCCAAATGTCTTCCAATTGTCGGTGAGCGAGTAGTTCAGCGTGAACGGTTGCCCAGAGCTTGGAGCCCACGAATTGATGCCGGTGATCGTCAGCGTGAAAGCGCCGGGAGGCGGCGGGCTGAATTGCGCCCCGAGAGGCGCCGGCGTCGGCGTCGGCGTCGCAGCGATGCAGCTGGAACAGAAAAGGATCTTGGGCGAGCCCGTTATCGTGAATGGGACCGCAGGAGCCATCAGCCCAACCCCATTAGAAAAGATGAGCGTCACGAAGATGTTGTGCTTCCCCGGCGCGCCGCTCACGGTGATGCTCGGCGGGTTTTGCGTGTTCTGCCCAAAACCCACGCTGACGTTGTTGCATCGGCTCACCGGAACGGTCGCGACCACAGTCGTGTTGTCCACGGTGATCTCGAAATGGTCGGGCGTTGCGCCGTTGGGCCAGGGATGCGGGTCGAAGCCGCACGCCCAGAGCATGATCTTCGTGCCGCTCGGCCCCTGATCCGGAAAGATGACCGCGTTTGCCTTTGGCCCGGACGCGAGCGATGGCCCGGCGACCACGCCGAGGAATACGGCGAGCGTTATCCCGATAACGGAGCGATTCATCGACCTCTCCTTAAATGCGCACCCGCGCGGGGCCAACGCTAAAGCCGCACCACGGCACCCAGCCGCCGTGCGCGCCTCCGAGCGCCTTGCTCGACCAACGCCACGACGCCCCACGAGCGCGCAGCGTCGCGACCGAAAAGGTCGCCTTCCAGGCCGGCGGTTTCAGCGCTCCGACGCCGGGGTAGTCCTGCCATCCCGCGCTCGCGAGATACTGGAGCAGCAATTCGGCGGATGTCTCGCCCGCCGACGGGGTGACCGAAAGCAAAACCGCATCGCCGGATACCGGATTCGCGCACTCCAGATACGAGAGACTCGGCCCTTCGGAGGTCAACGCCATCCCGCTGAGCGCCTTCGGGTTGATCTTGAATTGATCGAGGGCGACCAATACGTGGCCGCCGCTGATGCCGAGCGCGATCAGCGGGTACTGTTTATTGGCCGGGTCTTGCAGCACGATCGCGCTCAAGATATCCAGCTGGTGCTTCCACGAGTCCAAGAAATGGCTTGCCGTCACGGCGCTCGTGAGCAGGGCACCGAAATTAGCGACGGTGCCGTGCGGCTGAGGCTGCGCCTGCAGCGAGAAACCGGGTGCCGGTGCGACTGATCCTGCGCCGCCGACAATAGTGAACGGTGTGTTGCTGACGTCGATCTCGAGCCCGATCTCCATGTCGAACGTCGCTGCATAGGTAGCGCTCGGCGGCACGAGTTTCGGGTTCGCGGGATAATGCGAGCTTTGAACTTTTGCGCCGTGCAGGACATACTTCACACCCACGCGGTTTCCGGTCAACGCCTTGGCGCGCATCTCCCCGCTTGGCGGAAACGAGCATGTGAAGAAATCCTGCTGACTCGGCATCGCATAGCCGCTTCCATTCAACTGCTGCCAAATGGACGTGCACACGCCGGCGCGAGCCGTGTTCCAAAACCCATCGAGCTGCGTCTTCAACGCCGAATCGTAGTTCACGAAGGTGGTCCCGCCGCGCGTGAATCGGATGCCGCCAGCGAAATCGTCGATATCGCCGTCGCCATCGGCGGATGCGATGCCCGGCAGCAACAACAGCCCGGCGGCGAGCACAGCCCGAACGAGTCTGACCACGTACGATTGTCCCCCGTTACGGCGGTAACGCACACCGGGGTCTTTAGGTTCCTTGGTCACGCATGGCGGAGAGGGTGGGATTCGAACCCACGAACGGGTTTAACCGTTACTCGCTTTCGAGGCGAGCGCTATCGACCAGCTCTGCCACCTCTCCATAGTTGACCTTCAAAGAGGGCCTCGGCCGCCCCTTTGCCGATCGTCGCGGGTCAAAGCTCGTCCGCGCGACGGTCTCTAAAAAATGCACGCAGCATCTCTGCAGCTTCCTCTTCCATCACGCCGCGCTCGACCGCGACGCGGTGGTTCAGTCGCGGATCATCGCACACGTTGAGCACCGATCCGGCTCCACCGCCCTTGGGATCCGCGCATGCGAAGACGATGCGATCGATCCGCGCGGCCACGCATGCGGCGGCGCACATGACGCAGGGTTCTTTGGTGACGTACATCGTCGCACCCGACAAGCGCCACCCGCCGCGATGCGCCGATGCTTGGCGCAGTGCGACCATCTCGGCGTGCGCCGTCGGATCGTGATTGGCTTCCTTTTGATTGAACCCGACCGACACGATCTTGCCGTCGATGACCAGCACGGCGCCGACAGGCACGTCGCCGTGGCGCTGCGCGGTCTCGGCAAGTTCCAAGGCCTTACGCATGAAGCCGGTGTCGGTGGAAGTCGTGACGCTCATCGTCTCCGTGTTTCGACAGTACCGCGCGCCCGAGTGGGCTCGAACCACCAACCTTCGGCTTCGGAGGCCGACACTCTATCCAATTGAGCTACGGGCGCATTATGCATTCGCGACGCGTGGTTCACCTCAAGAAAAAGCGTGTGCCTCGGGCAAGACTCGAACTTGCGACCAAGGGCTTATGAGTCCCCTGCTCTACCTCTGAGCTACCGAGGCCCGCTCCGGGGCTAAAGCCCCGGCACTACACCCGAGCTCCGCTCGGGTCGCTACATTCGTTCCGGGGCTAAAGCCCCGGCACTACACCCGAGCTCCGCTCGGGTCGCTACATTCTTTCCGGGGAAGCCCCGGCACTACACCCGAGCTCCGCTCGGGTCGCTACATTCTTTCCGGGGCTAAAGCCCCGGCACTACACTCGAGCTTCGCTCGAGTCGCTACATTCGTTCGACTAGCAAGACGTAGGTGCGGCCGCCGGGCGCTGCCGACGGCCGCAGTTGTTGCGATCGCGCTCGGAGGGACTCGAACCCCCGACCTCCAGATTCGTAGTCTGGCATTCTAATCCAGCTGAACTACGAGCGCACGCACTTGATGATTCGGAGAGAGAGGGATTCGAACCCTCGATAGCGCCTTTACAGCACTATAACGGTTTAGCAAACCGCCGCCTTCAGCCAACTCGGCCATCTCTCCGCGGGACGTTCGTCAGTGTACCACAGCCGCTGACCCGACTTCAAGCCGGAACGAGCGACGCGATCATCTCCGCCACGGCCTGCGCGGCGAACGGCTTGGCCAACCTGCGCGCGGCGACTCGCATCTGTTCGAGCGCCTCAGGATCGCCCAACAAGCGGTCCAACTCGTGCACCAACTCCTTCGACGTTTGCACCCGGATTCCGACGCCGCTGTCCTCAAGATAGCGCGTGTTACGCTCTTCTTGACCAGGCAGTGGCTTCAGCATCACGATCGGCAACTCGGCCGCCAACGATTCGGAACTCGTGAGACCGCCGGGCTTGCTGACCAAGACGTCCGCCGCGCGCATGTAATCGAAGACATTCGGCACGAAGCCGACGACGGTCATGGGGTGGCGCAGGGTGCGCGCGGTCGCCTTCAAGCGCCGTTCCAGCGCCGGGTTCTTGCCGACGACCACTACGGTTTGAAAATCGCAGCGCAAGCGATCCAAGCCGACGACTGATTTCTCGAGCGGGCCGATGCCGAGTCCGCCTCCCATGAGCAGCAGCGTGGTTCGATCGACGTCGATGCCGAGCCGCCGCCGCACCTCTCGTTTGGAAACGCTGCGCCCGAAGCGCGCATCCACCGGGATACCGGTGACGGCGATGCGGCCCTCGGGAACGCCGCGCGCGATGAGCATCTGACGCATGGCCGGCGTGGCCACGGCATAGCCGTCGATGTTGCGGTGGATCCAAAACGGATGCACGACGAAATCCGTGACGATGCCGACCACCGGAGGGGCGTCTGAAAACTCGCGTTTGTATTCGGCCATGACGCCGCACGGAAACGCATGCGTGCAGACCACGACGTCGGGCCGCATGGTCGAGACCAGCTGGCGCAGATTGACGGCGGTGTAGCGATGCAGCCATTTCTTGAACGACGACACCTTGGTCGCGCGCTCGGCTTGGTCGTAGACGAACTTGTACAACTGCGGCAGCACTTTGACGATGCCGATGTACCCGTTGCTCGCAACCTTGTGGAACACTTGAGACGCGTAGCGGTACGAGTCCACGACCTCGCAGCGCGTCTGAGAACTCTGCTCGCGCAGCGCAGCGCAGACCGCCTGGGCGGCTGCCGTGTGCCCCTCCCCCACGCTTGCCGACAGGAACAAGACGACCCGCTCTCGGCGTTCCGTCAACCCGTTCCCGTGCTTCATACGGAGCGCCACGCCAGACTCTATGAGCCGTTCTCCTTCGAACCGTCGGATGCTTGAGCGAGAAAATCGTTCAGGATCTCTTGGGCGAGCTTGTCATCGGGAAGCAGCGTACCGGTGTCGTCGGTGACGATGAACTCATCGAGCCCTTCGCTATAGCAAACCGCGTAGTTCGCCGCGCTGCCGGCTTCTTCGACGATACCGACGACTTCGAACTCGAATTCTTCGGGTGAGTCCAAAGCGCCCTCGCGCGAGGTCGCGACCACGATCTTGTCTTGCAGCTCGACGCGTTCAGCGCGCGCGTGTACCTCTTCGTGCATGTCGTTCCCCCCTTCAACGCACCCGCGTGAGCGCCCTAGTGCAAGCAGCGCTGCTCGGCCGCCTGCTGCTCGGCGAGCGTGTCGGAGAATTCATGGCGTCCTTTGCCGCAGTACACGTAGTACAGGTGGGTGGTGGGTCGCGGGTGGAGAGCCGCGAGGATCGAGCGCCTACCGGGGTTGGATATCGGCGTCGGCGGCAGGCCCACGTGCGTGTAGGTGTTATATGGGCTGTCCACCGCAAGATCGCGAAACGAAAGGGCGTACTTGTGCTTGGGCAATGCGTACTCGATGGTCGCGTCGACCTCCAGGGGCATCTTCCGCCGCAGCCGGTTGTAATACACGCCCGCCATGACCGGCCGTTCGGCGTCGGCTTTCGCCTCGCGCTCGATGATCGACGCGATCGTGACGATTTGCGGAAGGCTGTAGCCCAGCCGCTTCGCGGCGACGGCGTAGTCGCGGGGCAGCTCCCGCCCGAATTGCTCGGTCATGCGCGCAGCGATGTCTTCAGCGTTTGCCTCCAACGCGATTTGATAAGTTTCGGGATACAGAAAGCCCTCCAGCCCGTTGCTGTGCGCGGCGCCGAAGCGCACGCTTCGCGTCCGCACGACGTGCATGAAATCGGCGGCCGCGGGCAAGCGCATAGCCGAGAGCCGCTGCGCGATCTGCAGCGCCGTAAAGCCTTCCGGAATCGTGATCCAGGTGGTGGGCGGACGGCCGCCGCTTTCCAAAACGGCGGTGACCTCCGGCAGCGTTTCGCGCGCACTGAACGTATACTCGGCAGCGTTGATCCGCGTCGCCGTGCCGCGCCAGCGCAGATATGCGGACAGCAGCCGGGTCGAGCGCACCACGCCGTGTTCTTTCAAAAGCGAAGCGATCTGCGCTACGCCGCTGCCTCGCTCGACCATAAGCGTGACGCTTTGCGCGGGCAGCGAGCGGTCGCCATACACCAACCACGCGAGCGCCGCCGCGACGAGCAGTCCCAACGCTGCGGCGACGATGGCGATGATAAGGATCGCTCGCCGCATGTCAGCTGCCGTGCTTCGCTTGCGCCAGGTACGTCTGGAGGATCTCCACCGCGGCTAGCTGGTCCA from Candidatus Tumulicola sp. harbors:
- a CDS encoding non-canonical purine NTP pyrophosphatase, encoding MTLRLDPRVAIAVATRNADKFREIAAVWGDRLPLLVLAGDEYPDVDERFETYEENAVLKARALAQVRGGPALADDSGIEVEDLDWDPGIRSARTPSPDSTPEQRNADLLRRLGSIPSSKRRARYVCVCALVVPDHEPLIASGEVEGLIADAPRGTAGFGYDPIFFYPPFACTFGETDGEKKNAVSHRGNAVRALLQKFQ
- the lepA gene encoding translation elongation factor 4, yielding MSHRVAVSRTNARVRNFCITAHIDHGKTTLSDRLLEITGTLAARDMTDQVLDSMDLERERGITIKAHPVTLQYQARDGETYELNLIDTPGHVDFSYEVSRSMSACEGALLVIDAAQGIEAQTLANYYLADEAKLEIIPVINKIDLPSANPDAVIRDVEETLVIEASRAIKASAKEGIGIEEILEAIVRYVPPPKGSAEHLRALVFDSHYDAYRGVICYVRVVDGALRSGMKIRSMVSDRVFEVMEVGTFQPEMRPAEMLDLGEVGYVIANVKSLSEIAVGDTLTDANSPAHVPLPGYRKVTPMVYCGLYPNEGVHYGDLRDALEKLKLNDASLSYEPESSIALGFGFRCGFLGLLHMEIVQERLEREYGLSLIATSPSVVYHVRTNAGVEMTIDNPAKLPAPPEIASLQEPFVRCSIISPAEYIGPIMDLCQSRRGTMLSMDYISPQRVIFQYEMPLAEVIIDFFDHLKSRTKGYASLDYELIGYREGDLVKLDILLNGESVDALSFIIHRDKAPLWGRLLAEKLKEVIPRQMFDVPIQAAIGNKVVARETVKAMRKNVLAKCYGGDITRKRKLLEKQKEGKRRMKQVGNVELPQEAFMAVLQLERSGG
- a CDS encoding peptidoglycan DD-metalloendopeptidase family protein, with protein sequence MPKGLLSPDKRIVIKIIPHDAASVYKLEVTHRHVAIGLTCVLAVVAALFFDHEVQVRAAEAQVKALQKVTTSQRQQLVNFSNQTNYMWRQLHQIQHENQVIRRLTATPAPHPPVGTAKQAKPFAMLAPEPVAVAPLPVAVVPMHAPPSPTLWAQVVALARAYQDSTVTFASESAQMSVLAIELDHTYSDALVLKGKALALAEARREEAMARQRALDAMPSIWPTEGSITGCFCYRSYPDREFHPGVDIVNDYGAPVYATASGTVILAGWDSGYGEKVEIDHGNGYVTWYGHNTELLVSAGQSVHKGELIARVGSTGFATGPHVHYEVLLNGTPVNPEPFLSGSVLPQLPQISS
- a CDS encoding DUF4446 family protein, which translates into the protein MNDVSTSLGAGLSTAAIFLIVALCAACSIAVTAIYHWAVARPRFRSSGDTVSETGPENNTESLGALRDRMAALEAASADALQHVGFVRFNAFPDVGSELSYALAAIDGRGNGFLISSIYSREEVRTYAKAVRNFAADKEVSAEEQRALEIAVTASKSKK
- the tadA gene encoding tRNA adenosine(34) deaminase TadA, with the protein product MSVTTSTDTGFMRKALELAETAQRHGDVPVGAVLVIDGKIVSVGFNQKEANHDPTAHAEMVALRQASAHRGGWRLSGATMYVTKEPCVMCAAACVAARIDRIVFACADPKGGGAGSVLNVCDDPRLNHRVAVERGVMEEEAAEMLRAFFRDRRADEL
- a CDS encoding glycosyltransferase; translation: MALRMKHGNGLTERRERVVLFLSASVGEGHTAAAQAVCAALREQSSQTRCEVVDSYRYASQVFHKVASNGYIGIVKVLPQLYKFVYDQAERATKVSSFKKWLHRYTAVNLRQLVSTMRPDVVVCTHAFPCGVMAEYKREFSDAPPVVGIVTDFVVHPFWIHRNIDGYAVATPAMRQMLIARGVPEGRIAVTGIPVDARFGRSVSKREVRRRLGIDVDRTTLLLMGGGLGIGPLEKSVVGLDRLRCDFQTVVVVGKNPALERRLKATARTLRHPMTVVGFVPNVFDYMRAADVLVSKPGGLTSSESLAAELPIVMLKPLPGQEERNTRYLEDSGVGIRVQTSKELVHELDRLLGDPEALEQMRVAARRLAKPFAAQAVAEMIASLVPA
- the mltG gene encoding endolytic transglycosylase MltG; translation: MRRAILIIAIVAAALGLLVAAALAWLVYGDRSLPAQSVTLMVERGSGVAQIASLLKEHGVVRSTRLLSAYLRWRGTATRINAAEYTFSARETLPEVTAVLESGGRPPTTWITIPEGFTALQIAQRLSAMRLPAAADFMHVVRTRSVRFGAAHSNGLEGFLYPETYQIALEANAEDIAARMTEQFGRELPRDYAVAAKRLGYSLPQIVTIASIIEREAKADAERPVMAGVYYNRLRRKMPLEVDATIEYALPKHKYALSFRDLAVDSPYNTYTHVGLPPTPISNPGRRSILAALHPRPTTHLYYVYCGKGRHEFSDTLAEQQAAEQRCLH